From the genome of Methylocystis bryophila, one region includes:
- the tgt gene encoding tRNA guanosine(34) transglycosylase Tgt, with protein MTGRFAFEIDSGDGDARSGRIFTARGVVRTPAFMPVGTAATVKAMFPQDVRDAGADIVLGNVYHLMLRPGAERIASLGGLHEFMRWPGPILTDSGGFQVMSLSKLRKLDERGVAFQSHIDGSKHLLTPERSMEIQALLGSDIQMQLDECVPLPCTDAEAERAMRLSLRWAERSRKSFAEAPGRAIFGIVQGGAVKPLRIESAKALSSMDFHGLAIGGLAVGEPQDVMIDMIRTVMPHLPEHKPHYLMGVGTPDDIVEAVMRGVDMFDCVMPTRAGRHGLAYTRFGKVNLMNARHADDRAPLDPQSSCAAARDYSRAYLHHLFKAREILGMMLLTQVNIAYYQELMAGLREAIAMRRLADFVAEIKEGWARGLEASV; from the coding sequence ATGACCGGCCGGTTCGCTTTCGAGATCGACTCTGGCGATGGGGACGCGCGCAGCGGCCGTATTTTCACGGCGCGAGGCGTCGTCCGCACTCCCGCATTCATGCCCGTCGGCACCGCGGCGACAGTGAAAGCGATGTTCCCGCAGGACGTTCGCGACGCTGGAGCCGACATCGTTCTCGGCAACGTCTACCATCTCATGTTGCGCCCAGGGGCGGAGCGGATCGCTAGCCTTGGCGGACTGCACGAATTCATGCGCTGGCCGGGACCAATCTTGACCGATTCGGGCGGCTTCCAAGTGATGTCGCTTTCCAAGCTTCGTAAGCTTGATGAACGGGGCGTCGCTTTTCAATCGCACATTGACGGCTCAAAACATTTGCTGACCCCTGAGCGATCAATGGAAATTCAGGCGTTGCTCGGTTCCGACATTCAGATGCAGCTCGACGAATGCGTGCCGTTGCCCTGCACCGACGCGGAGGCAGAACGCGCGATGAGGCTTTCGCTGCGCTGGGCCGAACGCTCACGCAAGTCCTTTGCCGAGGCTCCAGGCCGCGCAATCTTTGGGATTGTGCAGGGGGGCGCCGTGAAGCCGCTTCGCATCGAAAGCGCGAAGGCCCTGAGCAGCATGGATTTCCACGGTCTCGCGATCGGCGGGCTTGCGGTCGGCGAGCCGCAGGACGTGATGATCGACATGATACGCACGGTGATGCCGCATCTTCCCGAGCATAAGCCTCATTATCTGATGGGTGTGGGCACGCCGGACGACATTGTTGAAGCCGTGATGCGCGGCGTCGACATGTTCGACTGCGTGATGCCAACGCGAGCGGGGCGTCATGGGCTGGCCTATACGCGCTTCGGCAAAGTGAATCTGATGAACGCGCGTCATGCGGATGACCGCGCTCCCCTTGACCCGCAATCTTCGTGCGCGGCCGCACGAGACTATTCACGCGCCTATCTACATCACCTTTTCAAGGCGCGGGAAATCCTAGGCATGATGCTGCTCACTCAGGTGAACATCGCCTATTATCAGGAGCTCATGGCCGGACTGCGGGAGGCGATCGCCATGCGGCGCCTCGCCGATTTCGTTGCCGAGATCAAGGAAGGCTGGGCGCGCGGCCTCGAAGCCAGCGTTTAG